From one Streptomyces sp. NBC_01197 genomic stretch:
- the mobF gene encoding MobF family relaxase — protein MLSISAGSDPGYLTKTVGAGAEHYYLRSIELQGEPPGYWTGDGIADLGLSGEVTNEVFEDLFSDFIDPRKRDEMYARLASIPHPEGSEEYAQAEKKIRKECRLGDAPRNYEKAYEKRLEKNLAAAEARTPGGVLSPEQLKAIEISTRKEAPSAKLYYDLTFSAPKSWSVAHAALQVKAAEAREAGDLETAEKFSRQADQLWDCWKAGVQAGLEHMQDEAGYTRKGHHGASKDGRTSGEYVKADKFIVAAFAQHTSRQDDPQLHVHAAVLNKVRCVDVDPVTGEEREVWRALDGTGLFRHKQAAGHIAERVAEQEAERVLGWRVQMRPDGKAREFVGVDQDLRDNFSSRRTAITAEVAEVAKAFEEKYGVAPSAYTLARISEDVSLRQRAAKKHDAVTRESLLQRWEESSKARFRESLADVPERIAEQSAIHDLHRPAKEFDPEVIQRRAIAAVQEAKPTWTRPDLLVELNRQLPDTLGGLERQQVRDLLNQLADDALSPTADNGVVLTKAPALVEVPAELQRTDGTFKYEPNPDTFDRYATEEALRTEGRLAEFAGKRAAPTVPSELVEEVIQRRGLKGRQADFVRAAATSGRKIDLLVGPAGAGKSYTLAALTEVWEAHEGRKVIGLASGQRAAEVLRDEGVENVANIEMMLIANRSIAEGRPIAGAEKYRIPAGALVIVDEAGMTDNSDMDQVRALIEAAGAKCVPAGDHHQLTAVGAGGIFAQWVEDAPGVHVLDEVRRFRDTDPVTGEKVVRQWEADASLQLREGDSEALAAYELHGRWRGGSAEEMTERAYQAWLTDHLDGRNPLLIAQDNAQVAELSARVRADLVRAGKVSEDGVVLRTGREEHGIETKAGVGDLIQLRRNNRRITAESGSFAVNRTVAEVTGISDNGALMVKLEDGSQMHLPAGYVKEHVELAYAATVHGAQGRTVGVCHSLVDPNSTNREALYVMLTRGEVENFGYVITHRDGDGLKAEEIPHHLAVLDSTLQRSGLELTATKTIKAELEHREHLAVLEPVWSGVKEQDAEKRFGTALLQAIGTEDYERCASSEAFGSLLRLARHVEDQGFDAEDLLVRTARSRELETADDVAKVLHDRLNKAYNLVERDQVRAEEAEQRAALAEQERKVEDAVEAGQAPVDPEALQRAAEAAQQSDPHAELMKQTLATQAGVETLHAGTDPETVERQEAELAAALRAAEEMTDADVEQLVDAPEPVEAEAHPHFEDLMRQNEAFAQNVEVLHAGQGQEVARRQAEEREARWEAMDSYTARTPDLDGDLGRFLQEWAVEMDERTERLGQRVAEEQPAWAVDRLGPVPEDPTERADWERRAGRVERYREAHGYDHNTKAIGQAPPQGAVEARADWERARRALGVDEKEADIARASDETLRQMIERAEREEEWAPPYVADDMQKAFTAERDFKDQAVQMELRAQEQAEKEAAEHEERVTQAMHQAQTATGYNEHQQALAQTMALQQVPTLQAEIDPSDLVKETLDRAQTSRDIAETMGDRASRYQEVQQTREAWVEETQTVRDEAALARTELERRAPEPEIEEPEAPAAPAAPAAPTQSVEEHLMEAMEQARLAQEILQQRAQEREQEAERQKEAERQQPQAEELERERRDTGFGGYGTDYERLGQELAQAERDATPEPAAPEPEPVAVPAPEPPAPPTPEIDLDVDM, from the coding sequence ATGTTGTCGATCAGTGCAGGCTCAGATCCCGGCTACCTGACCAAGACGGTCGGTGCCGGTGCCGAGCATTACTACCTGCGTTCGATCGAGCTGCAGGGGGAGCCGCCCGGCTACTGGACCGGTGACGGCATCGCGGACCTGGGCCTGTCCGGCGAGGTCACCAACGAGGTCTTCGAGGACCTGTTCAGCGACTTCATCGACCCCCGGAAGCGGGACGAGATGTACGCCCGGCTGGCGTCGATCCCGCACCCCGAGGGCAGCGAGGAGTACGCCCAGGCGGAGAAGAAGATCCGCAAGGAGTGCCGTCTCGGCGACGCGCCGCGCAACTACGAGAAGGCGTACGAGAAGCGCTTGGAGAAGAACCTCGCCGCGGCCGAGGCCCGTACCCCCGGCGGGGTGCTGAGCCCCGAGCAGCTCAAGGCCATCGAGATCAGCACCCGCAAGGAAGCCCCCAGCGCGAAGCTGTACTACGACCTGACGTTCTCGGCTCCGAAGTCGTGGTCGGTGGCGCACGCCGCGCTGCAGGTCAAGGCCGCCGAGGCCCGCGAGGCCGGCGACCTGGAGACAGCCGAGAAGTTCAGCCGCCAGGCCGACCAGCTGTGGGACTGCTGGAAGGCGGGCGTGCAGGCCGGTCTGGAGCACATGCAGGACGAGGCCGGGTACACCCGCAAGGGCCACCACGGGGCGAGCAAGGACGGCCGCACCAGCGGCGAGTACGTCAAGGCCGACAAGTTCATCGTGGCCGCGTTCGCGCAGCACACGAGCAGGCAGGACGACCCCCAGCTCCACGTTCACGCGGCCGTCCTGAACAAGGTCCGGTGCGTGGATGTCGACCCGGTCACCGGCGAGGAGCGCGAGGTGTGGCGGGCGCTGGACGGCACGGGCCTGTTCCGGCACAAGCAGGCCGCCGGGCACATCGCCGAGCGTGTAGCCGAGCAGGAAGCGGAGCGGGTGCTGGGCTGGCGGGTGCAGATGCGCCCGGACGGCAAGGCGCGCGAGTTCGTCGGCGTGGACCAGGACCTGCGGGACAACTTCAGCAGCCGGCGTACCGCCATCACCGCCGAGGTTGCCGAGGTCGCCAAGGCGTTCGAGGAGAAGTACGGCGTCGCCCCCTCCGCCTACACGCTGGCCCGGATCAGCGAGGACGTCAGCCTCCGTCAGCGCGCGGCCAAGAAGCACGACGCCGTGACCAGGGAATCCCTGCTCCAGCGCTGGGAGGAGTCGAGCAAGGCCCGCTTCCGCGAGTCGCTGGCCGACGTGCCCGAGCGGATCGCCGAGCAGTCCGCGATTCACGATCTGCACCGCCCGGCCAAGGAGTTCGACCCCGAGGTCATCCAGCGCCGCGCCATCGCCGCGGTGCAGGAGGCGAAGCCCACCTGGACGCGCCCTGACCTGCTGGTCGAGCTGAACCGGCAGCTCCCCGACACGCTGGGCGGGCTGGAGCGCCAGCAGGTCCGCGACCTGCTCAACCAGCTGGCCGACGACGCGCTCTCCCCAACCGCCGACAACGGCGTGGTGCTCACCAAGGCGCCCGCCCTGGTCGAGGTCCCCGCCGAGCTGCAGCGCACCGACGGGACCTTCAAGTACGAGCCGAACCCCGACACCTTCGACCGGTACGCCACCGAGGAGGCCCTGCGCACCGAGGGCCGACTGGCCGAGTTCGCGGGCAAGCGCGCTGCGCCGACCGTGCCCAGCGAGCTGGTCGAGGAAGTCATCCAGCGCCGCGGGCTCAAGGGCCGCCAGGCCGACTTCGTCCGGGCCGCCGCCACCTCCGGCCGCAAGATCGACCTGCTGGTCGGCCCGGCCGGCGCGGGCAAGAGCTACACGCTCGCCGCGCTGACCGAGGTGTGGGAGGCGCACGAGGGCCGCAAGGTCATCGGTCTGGCCAGCGGCCAGCGCGCCGCCGAGGTGCTGCGCGACGAGGGCGTGGAGAACGTCGCCAACATCGAGATGATGCTGATTGCCAACCGGTCGATCGCCGAGGGCCGCCCGATCGCAGGCGCCGAGAAGTACCGCATCCCGGCGGGCGCCCTGGTGATCGTCGACGAGGCCGGTATGACCGACAACAGCGACATGGACCAGGTCCGGGCGCTCATCGAGGCCGCCGGCGCGAAGTGCGTCCCGGCCGGTGACCACCACCAGCTCACGGCCGTGGGCGCGGGCGGCATCTTCGCCCAGTGGGTCGAGGACGCCCCCGGCGTGCACGTCCTGGACGAGGTCCGCCGCTTCCGCGACACCGACCCGGTCACCGGCGAGAAGGTCGTGCGGCAGTGGGAGGCCGACGCCTCGCTCCAGCTGCGCGAGGGCGACAGCGAGGCGCTGGCCGCGTACGAGCTGCACGGCCGGTGGCGTGGCGGGTCCGCCGAGGAGATGACCGAGCGCGCCTACCAGGCATGGCTGACCGACCACCTCGACGGCCGTAACCCGCTGCTCATCGCCCAGGACAACGCCCAGGTGGCCGAGCTGTCCGCCCGGGTGCGCGCCGACCTGGTGCGCGCGGGCAAGGTCTCCGAGGATGGCGTGGTGCTGCGCACCGGCCGCGAGGAGCACGGCATCGAGACCAAGGCCGGTGTCGGCGACCTGATCCAGCTGCGCCGCAACAATCGCAGGATCACGGCCGAGAGCGGCAGCTTCGCGGTGAACCGCACGGTGGCCGAGGTCACCGGGATCAGCGACAACGGGGCGCTGATGGTGAAGCTGGAGGACGGCTCCCAGATGCACCTCCCGGCCGGGTACGTGAAGGAGCACGTCGAGCTGGCCTACGCCGCGACTGTCCACGGCGCGCAGGGCCGCACGGTCGGGGTCTGCCACTCCCTGGTCGATCCCAACTCGACCAACCGCGAGGCGCTGTACGTCATGCTCACCCGCGGCGAGGTCGAGAACTTCGGGTACGTCATCACCCACCGGGACGGCGACGGGCTCAAGGCGGAGGAGATCCCCCACCACCTCGCCGTGCTGGACTCCACGCTGCAGCGCAGCGGGCTGGAGCTGACCGCGACGAAGACGATCAAGGCCGAGCTGGAGCACCGCGAGCACCTGGCCGTGCTGGAGCCGGTGTGGTCGGGCGTCAAGGAGCAGGACGCCGAGAAGCGCTTCGGCACCGCCCTGCTGCAGGCCATCGGCACGGAGGACTACGAGCGGTGCGCGAGCAGCGAGGCGTTCGGCTCCCTGCTGCGGCTGGCCCGGCACGTCGAGGATCAGGGATTCGATGCCGAGGACCTGCTGGTGCGCACCGCCCGCTCCCGTGAGCTGGAGACCGCCGACGACGTCGCCAAGGTGCTGCACGACCGGCTGAACAAGGCGTACAACCTGGTCGAGCGCGACCAGGTCCGCGCCGAGGAGGCCGAGCAGCGTGCCGCCCTCGCCGAGCAGGAGCGCAAGGTCGAGGACGCGGTCGAGGCCGGGCAGGCGCCGGTCGACCCGGAGGCGCTGCAGCGGGCGGCCGAGGCCGCGCAGCAGAGCGACCCGCACGCCGAGCTGATGAAGCAGACCCTCGCGACCCAGGCCGGGGTCGAGACGCTGCACGCTGGCACCGACCCGGAGACGGTCGAGCGCCAGGAGGCGGAGCTGGCCGCCGCGCTGCGGGCCGCCGAGGAGATGACGGACGCCGACGTCGAGCAGCTGGTCGATGCCCCTGAGCCGGTCGAGGCCGAGGCGCACCCGCACTTCGAGGACCTGATGCGGCAGAACGAGGCGTTCGCGCAGAACGTCGAGGTGCTGCACGCCGGTCAGGGCCAGGAGGTCGCCCGGCGCCAGGCCGAGGAGCGCGAGGCCCGCTGGGAGGCGATGGACTCCTACACGGCCCGCACCCCGGACCTGGACGGCGACCTGGGCCGCTTCCTGCAGGAGTGGGCTGTCGAGATGGACGAGCGCACCGAGCGGCTGGGCCAGCGCGTCGCCGAGGAGCAGCCCGCATGGGCCGTCGACCGGCTGGGCCCGGTGCCCGAGGACCCGACGGAGCGCGCCGACTGGGAGCGCCGCGCCGGCCGCGTCGAGCGGTACCGCGAGGCCCACGGCTACGACCACAACACCAAGGCCATCGGGCAGGCCCCGCCGCAGGGTGCGGTCGAGGCCCGCGCCGACTGGGAGCGCGCGCGCCGTGCCCTGGGAGTCGACGAGAAGGAAGCCGACATCGCCCGCGCGTCCGACGAGACGCTGCGGCAGATGATCGAGCGTGCCGAGCGCGAGGAAGAGTGGGCGCCGCCGTACGTCGCCGACGACATGCAGAAGGCGTTCACCGCCGAGCGCGACTTCAAGGACCAGGCCGTACAGATGGAGCTGCGCGCCCAGGAGCAGGCGGAGAAGGAGGCCGCCGAACACGAGGAGCGCGTCACCCAGGCCATGCACCAGGCGCAGACCGCGACCGGCTACAACGAGCACCAGCAGGCCCTCGCCCAGACGATGGCGCTGCAGCAGGTGCCCACGCTGCAGGCCGAGATCGACCCCAGCGACCTGGTCAAGGAGACCCTCGACCGCGCCCAGACCAGCCGCGACATCGCCGAGACGATGGGCGACCGCGCGAGCCGGTACCAGGAGGTCCAGCAGACCCGCGAGGCGTGGGTCGAGGAGACCCAGACCGTGCGGGACGAAGCCGCCCTCGCCCGGACCGAGCTCGAGCGCCGCGCCCCAGAGCCCGAGATCGAGGAGCCCGAGGCCCCGGCCGCTCCCGCCGCCCCGGCCGCGCCGACGCAGTCCGTCGAGGAACATCTGATGGAGGCGATGGAGCAGGCCCGCCTCGCGCAGGAGATCCTGCAGCAGCGCGCCCAGGAGCGGGAGCAGGAAGCCGAGCGGCAGAAGGAGGCCGAGCGGCAGCAGCCGCAGGCCGAGGAGCTGGAGCGCGAGCGCCGC
- a CDS encoding HNH endonuclease: MLLADGETVARYRAHVLRRGPDECWWWTGGLTDTAHGTFRAVSLPGRTRRGTVPAHLFGYRLANGPDSLPPGLVVRHTCDEPPCQNPAHWLAGTRGDNNRDAASRRRLAGHALADVRGAVGRARAVQAAIAAARPEDLDAAITAALAAGNPSGAHQDALF, translated from the coding sequence GTGCTGCTGGCCGATGGGGAAACCGTCGCCCGGTACCGCGCCCACGTCCTGCGGCGCGGCCCGGACGAGTGCTGGTGGTGGACCGGCGGGCTGACTGACACGGCGCACGGCACGTTCCGCGCGGTGTCCCTCCCGGGCCGGACCCGGCGCGGCACCGTGCCCGCCCACCTGTTCGGCTACCGCCTCGCCAACGGGCCCGACTCCTTGCCCCCCGGGTTGGTGGTCAGGCACACCTGCGATGAGCCGCCGTGCCAGAACCCGGCGCACTGGCTGGCCGGGACGAGGGGCGACAACAACCGCGACGCCGCGAGTCGTCGCAGGTTGGCGGGCCATGCGCTGGCCGATGTGCGCGGCGCGGTGGGTAGGGCGCGAGCGGTCCAGGCCGCCATCGCCGCCGCCCGGCCGGAGGACCTGGACGCGGCCATCACCGCCGCGCTGGCCGCCGGCAACCCTTCCGGCGCTCACCAGGACGCGCTCTTCTAG
- a CDS encoding nuclease-related domain-containing protein yields the protein MTTTPGRRGGAGASARRQGELQRAAERAAQHHRAKWALPLTAAAAAVIGWAAGTVTVWQLGALVAAAVLAYGIRQTYRRQHNSWTSGANGEEATARLLAPLARRGYAVLHDRAIPGSKANLDHLVAGLFGVVLVDSKNWRSKKSRITINGGLLRYGRYDQTKALKTVVWEAQQAARILGVPVRPILAVHGAKVPATRGRTELHGVTVIEAKKLRGMLSGLPAQPGWDAARVTAVEQLAEQGLPRHSS from the coding sequence ATGACGACCACACCAGGTCGCCGCGGCGGAGCCGGGGCAAGCGCCCGCCGCCAAGGCGAGTTACAGCGCGCGGCCGAGCGCGCCGCCCAGCACCACCGCGCGAAGTGGGCACTGCCCCTGACCGCCGCAGCCGCCGCCGTCATCGGCTGGGCCGCCGGCACCGTGACCGTGTGGCAGCTCGGCGCCCTGGTCGCCGCCGCCGTCCTCGCATACGGCATCCGCCAGACCTACCGCCGCCAGCACAACAGTTGGACGTCCGGCGCGAACGGCGAGGAGGCCACCGCCCGGCTGCTCGCACCCCTCGCCCGCCGCGGCTACGCCGTGCTGCACGACCGGGCCATCCCCGGGTCGAAGGCCAACCTCGACCACCTGGTCGCCGGGTTGTTCGGCGTGGTCCTGGTCGACAGCAAGAACTGGCGGTCGAAGAAGTCCCGCATCACCATCAACGGCGGGCTGCTGCGCTACGGCCGCTACGACCAGACCAAGGCGCTGAAGACCGTGGTGTGGGAGGCACAGCAGGCCGCGAGGATCCTGGGGGTGCCGGTCCGCCCGATCCTCGCCGTGCACGGCGCCAAGGTCCCCGCCACACGCGGGCGCACCGAGCTGCACGGCGTCACCGTGATCGAGGCCAAGAAGCTGCGCGGGATGCTCTCCGGACTCCCCGCCCAGCCCGGGTGGGACGCCGCCCGGGTCACCGCCGTGGAGCAGCTGGCCGAGCAGGGCCTCCCCCGGCACAGCAGCTGA